Proteins from a single region of Lelliottia sp. JS-SCA-14:
- a CDS encoding helix-turn-helix domain-containing protein, protein MNTMQDDMNQRISARIRVERESRGWSLSELAERAGVSRAMIHKIERSESSPTATLLARLSGAFGISMSTLIARAEMQEGKLLRFANQPVWRDPQTHYLRRHVSPRTDLPIDLVQVELPGGSDVPMPASSYALARQLIWLQSGELVFQEGDTRHEMQAGDCLELGPPNDCRFINETQEPCVYLVVRLNQSGS, encoded by the coding sequence ATGAACACTATGCAAGACGATATGAATCAACGGATTAGCGCGCGCATTCGGGTCGAACGCGAGTCGCGCGGCTGGTCTCTTAGTGAGCTTGCCGAACGGGCAGGCGTCTCACGTGCGATGATCCACAAAATTGAACGCAGCGAAAGCAGCCCAACCGCAACCCTTCTGGCGCGGCTTTCTGGCGCGTTCGGCATCAGCATGTCGACCCTGATTGCCCGCGCCGAGATGCAGGAGGGCAAACTGCTGCGCTTCGCCAACCAGCCGGTGTGGCGCGACCCGCAAACGCATTATCTGCGACGCCACGTGTCACCGCGCACGGACTTACCGATCGATTTGGTGCAGGTCGAGCTTCCCGGCGGGAGCGATGTGCCTATGCCTGCGTCGTCCTATGCGCTGGCGCGGCAGCTGATCTGGCTTCAGTCCGGCGAACTGGTGTTTCAGGAGGGCGATACGCGCCATGAGATGCAGGCCGGAGATTGTCTGGAACTGGGGCCGCCGAACGACTGTCGCTTCATCAATGAGACGCAGGAACCCTGCGTTTATCTGGTGGTGCGCCTGAATCAGTCTGGCTCGTAA